The genomic DNA AAAGCACCGCAGTGGTTGGTCTAACTATTACCTtgacatataaatttttagccaagaaagaaaaaattgaaacttAGCGAGCAGACAGGTGGTGAATCGAAGACGGCTATTAAATTGACAACTTTACAACCAAACAACCGCTCTAGCTTACACACCACACGTGCTGcatgcaaaatttaaatatttttaagggtAGTTTGTCAAGTGCTTCATACGTGTGGCAACCTCTAGTAGTAACCAAGACGATCAGTAACGACAAACAAATCAAAAttgtggaaaaaataaaaaaacaacagtattacgattttttgtatataaaaagcaCGTGCTGCAACATTAGATtgagaaattttgtaaaaataaaataacaaatattaaaataaagaacTTGCGAAAAGAAGAAGGAATGAAAATATAAGATAACTTATATAACTTAAtgcaaaagtatataaaaaaatactaggCTATGCTAATACTGGCAATATTTGAAGCATACTTGTATAAAGCCTTTTGATGGCGGAAGTGCATGTCATCGGACAAATTTTGAAAGCCGTTGATTTCACGGAACCACACCTCTACTGCAAGTGGAGCCTACAAAGCGGTGCGtagataaaaataattataagctcaaatatttttagacacCTTCCCCTGCTTTGTATGCCCCTCAGGTAGCGCCTGGAAACTCGTACAAGGCGAAGTAACCGGTCAAACGCTTGTCTGTTCGAATCGCTTAGAACAGTCTTCCGATTTTGCACATCCCTTGGATATACATCTGGCCACGGTTTCCATACAGGGTTGGCCCAAATTGCATGTAGAAGTGTACGCATTGAATGTGCTGCATAAAAGTTGGCCAGTTGGTTACGGTTTCGTGCATATACCAAGCCGACCGGGTGCACATCGCTTAGAAGTGTTGACTTGGAAAGTGGCACCACTCACTTGGTACGATAGTGTGCGTGAGAAATTTGGTGGTGGAGGAGTGGGACTAAGTAAAGCGGATCTAATCTATACAGGTGTGGAGAGGTGGGTAATTGAGTATATAATTGCATATCTAGAAGAAATcgtttaaacatatttacatttttatagatATAAACTACAAACACGCTCATCTGGAAAAATTATCATCGaccttaatttaatttttcgcaaTTTCGCTAAATTTGGCGTGGaatttaagtgaaaataattatttaaaaataaataaaaaatgaagaaaatactCACAACAGCACAGCTCTTGCTGTTGCTGCAAATTGTGTGCGCAGTGAAAATTGGTATTTCGAGAATAAATTTAGATATAACAAGCACCactactacaactacaacaaccgCACAAATGCCGCCAAGTTCCACAGAACCCACGACGGTAGTTGACTTATTAGAGAGCACCGCAACATCTGATTTTACAGAAATAGAAACCGAGTTTACTAGCCCTACAACAACTACGGccgtaataacaacaacaaccacaataaaACCTAACTTTACGATTTCCATATTTCCACCACGCTTAAGGACTacaaaatcaccaaaaattacaacaacaactacatcaACGCCGTCTACAGTAGCGAGTACGACAGCCACTAATATAGCAGAAAATACATCCGAAGTTTCGAATGATGATAACCACTCAATCAAAACGCATTCAGGTCAGGGCGTCTATTATTGCAACTGCGATCTTTTGCTGAATGCTTGCGacataaattgttgttgtgacAGAGATTGTACGCAAGAAGCATTGAATGTATTTGATTGCAATGATCCACCAatggaaaaaaagttaaaaaaccgTTTAGAGGACTTTCAATATCAACATGGATTGCCATCGTGCAAAGTAAACGATGGTTGGCTGTGCGTCTTTCGCACGAATACGCGAAAGGAGCAACAGAAAGTTAGTGCGTCTCTGAGCTTGAGATTGAGAATGAGAATGCGAATGagattgatatttatatttatattgatattgatattaatattgatatttatattgatattgatattgatattgatattgatatattgatattgatattgatattgataatgatattaatattgatattgatattgatattgatattgatattgatattgatattgatattgatattgatattgataatgatattaatattgatattgatattgatattgatattgatattgatattgatattgatattaatattgatattgatattgatattgatattgatattgatattgatattgatattgatattgatattgatattgatattgatattgatattgatatattgatattgatatattgatattgatattgatattgataatgatattaatattgatattgatattgatattgatattgatattgatattgatattgatattgatattgataatgatattaatattgatattgatattgatattgatattgatattgatattgatattgatattgatattgataatgatattaatattgatattgatattgatattgatattgatattgatattgatattgatattaatattgatattgatattgatattgatattgatattgatatttatattgatattgatattgatattgatattgatatattgatattgatattgatattgatattgatattgatattgatatttatattgatattgatattgatattgatattgatattgatattgatatattgatattgatattgatattgatattgatattgatattgatattgatattgatattgatatattgatatttatattgatattgatattgatatattgatattgatatattgatattgatattgatattgatattgatattgatattgatattgatatattgatattgatatattgatattgatattgatattgatattgatattgatattgatattgatattgatattgatattgatatattgatattgatattaatatggttattgatattgatattgatattgatattgatattgatattgatattgatatttatattgatattgatatattgatattaatattacattggtattaatattaataatgctATTGATACTgctattgatattgatattaattattaatattagtattaatattggtatagatattatatacttatacttgtTTTTTCAGTTACccgaaattaatttgaatacaaAGCACTACTATAAATGGCCTACACCTATTTGGGATACCGTTAGCGAACAACATGCTGAAGAAAATATGAACTTATACAAATATGGAGACCCTCTACAATTCCTAAATATGAAAACAATGTCACTAAAACAATTTGGTGAGTGAATAAATGCTCCAAATTACactaaaaactaattaaataatcTTCGTATCTCTCGTTAGATCTTCCAAATACTTTTCAACCGCCACACTGTCAAATAATGGAAtctgtcaaatttttaaaaacatacaaagtCGACTGTTTATTAGCCACATTAGAAGAACTACAATTAAGCGCCAgaaatatactaaattttatgcaaaataacAAATTACTCTTAAAACCCATAAACGAGGCCAACGAACCGGGGtatattatgaatattttaagcgACCTTAAATTACAAATTTGTGAAAGTGAATTATGTGAAATAATGCCACTAAATAACAGCACTGCTGTAGAACATCGTCTCAAATTCCTCTACCCCGCAGAGATCAAATTTCAACTGTTACATAACTACACACAACTTTTGGGTGGCTTGGTAGCGTTCAGTGCTATAAATACTACGCTAAACAGCAGAGAATTATGGCAAACATACCACTtgcaatatatttacaaaaatataacatttaagGATGTAAGCAAAGAAATAAATGAGACTGCTTACAATGTAGAAACAGTCAAACTTACTGCTGGACCTTTGGGTTATACAGAAGGCAAACCTATAATTGTAGCGCGCTTTATAGCAAACAATCAAAGTGCCGCATTAACGCAAACAAAtcaagttttaaattatttccatGTAAATGCCACAAAATCGTCTGCAAATCACACACTTTCTTTATTCACCACACACCAACGCTTTTGCCACCACGATGCTGCGCCGGCAAACCTTATAAACTATGGCATAAATGTGCTAAAGCAATGCAAGCTGCGTTTTAATAATGAAAGCCTCACGAAAATATCCCAAAAAGAACGCAATTTCACTGAAATTTGCGTACAACTACAAGCCCAAATCACAGCACAGTTATTTGCTGCTGATGTTTTTCTGTGGGATGAAAAATTTCCGGAATTATTTATCTCTCAATTGGGACGACCAGAAAATCGTAGCGACAAATGGACGCCTTTAAAAgtagaaaatcaaaattttgcgcCCATAAGTGGTGAATTCAATGCGCAGACACAAAGTTTTAGTTGTCGAAATATGTTACTAAATATTGCTTACGAGTTCCTAGTGGGTCAATTTACCGAAGCGGGTATAGCACAGCAGTCATTGGTTCAGCAGGCAACACTGCTGTTTGGCGAACGTAATGATTTGGAATTCGAAATGGATGAAAAGATCGAGGTGCCATTGACGGTATCCGTTATATTCTTTGATTATTCTAAAGACGTACATAACTGCGGGATTTCGAGTTATAATGCTAGGATCATATggtttattatattaatgaatTTTGTAACTTCATACGTAAacccttaaatatttataaattaaccaCTAGAAAAAGTAGTGCTTAGTTTGTAGTAATGCCTATGAGACCGTAATTAGTATGTAATTAGCATtcgaaattcaattaaaataaagcgtagtaatgaatatttataatatatttttgatttattttttctcttgatgaaaaaaatgccaacatttttatttaagcgCTGCTTATATACCTGTAATGTAATTTTTGGTATGAACGTTCTAATTACTGTTACAAACAGAAGTAATGGTAATTGTAATTATAATGATAAGAGATGTCCAATAAAACCGCTACTTAAATAGCATGGCATGTCGTATGTGGATGATGCTCTAATTACCAAAGTAATCGTAATTTTAATggtaattgtaattgtaatgaCAATGGTAATGTGGGTAAATTTCTAATAAACCGCTGCTCCAATATCTGGAGTGTCATTCCCAGCATAAGTCATGTCCGAATTCCAGTATCAGCTCTCTAAGTAATGATTACAATAGtgataatacaaatatattctatatgctatattgttGAATTTGATGACAATTATATGGTAAAAGTAAACAACCGAAAATGATAGTGCTAATAGTAATGGTAAATgttatgttaataaaaattgtaacgtTGGTAGACGGTAAATATAAtgatataatgtaaataatataatttactaATGACGCTAACAGGTAGTCCATAACAGCTATCGGCTATTCGATTCGACGACTACAAAAACAGAACTACAACCAATATCATGTGGTTTTAGCGCATTGATGACATTTTCTAACTTTTGATTTCAAAACCTTTTGTGGCTTCGAAAGCTCTTCTATGACCCAGAATTCATGATCAAATTGTGAAGAAGTTTTGTCTCAAAGATTTTGAAGCTTAACCATCAACTTTCATGCTCTTTAACCCAAAAATCTGACGCCTTATTGGCTCCAAGTAATCagcaaataaagtaaaatgttattGTGATTTCCTTGAAACTACTTGTAAGCTTAAAATCTATTGGATCTGATAAAATGTATCAATAACGCGgattattttactttcttttgATGGACTTAATTGACAAGCTCCGCGGTTTCGAGCCGACAAGTTACACACTCTGTAAACGGACTCAAAACTTCAAACTCGCTTCTTAGGCCTACGCTCAGCATAAGCCCCTGAGAACTTTTGAAATCAGCTTTCCAATAAATACTTCCGAATCTTcaatagaatatttttatggaaGCCACGTGCTCGTCCACTTACACTACTTTGATAATTTCCCAATAATTTTCAACGTAagaatttcaagaaaaaacATGATACAACACTCAAATAGAAAATGTACAAACTCAATATAAAGGAGGAAAAACTTCAAACCAATtactgaaaagaaaaaattataatttgtttgtaatttcaACTACAAAGAGCTCTTCAAAACCAATAgccgaaaagaaaaattatattttttttacaactttaacTATAAATAGAtcttttttaaacgaaaaaataatagaaaaaaactcCGAAAATGCGTCGCATCTATTCCACGAACTTACTCAAGCATGTTGGGATCGACGAAGAAATGATAACGGAAGAAAAACGACTTCAATGCCCGACAATAGGCGTTGAGCAACCAACAGAATTTCCAGAAGTAATCATTACAACTGAATTCTTAGAGTCCAGTCACTATCATATCGAGACGGCGCAAAAGTGGCTTGTGTTGAACGGCAAAAATGGGCGACAACACAAATTTCCACTACAAACTATCTTACCCAAAGTGCAAATGACACGTACGGTGCCACCAAAGCATTTACCGCGCGATGTTGAAGTCGATCGACGTCGACGACAAAACAGTAAACTAGACCTATTGCAAATGCTGGATGAGGCCGGCATATCGAATGCC from Bactrocera oleae isolate idBacOlea1 chromosome 3, idBacOlea1, whole genome shotgun sequence includes the following:
- the B9d2 gene encoding B9 domain-containing protein 2 is translated as MAEVHVIGQILKAVDFTEPHLYCKWSLQSGSAWKLVQGEVTGQTLVCSNRLEQSSDFAHPLDIHLATVSIQGWPKLHVEVYALNVLHKSWPVGYGFVHIPSRPGAHRLEVLTWKVAPLTWYDSVREKFGGGGVGLSKADLIYTGVERYKLQTRSSGKIIIDLNLIFRNFAKFGVEFK
- the tctn gene encoding tectonic encodes the protein MKKILTTAQLLLLLQIVCAVKIGISRINLDITSTTTTTTTTAQMPPSSTEPTTVVDLLESTATSDFTEIETEFTSPTTTTAVITTTTTIKPNFTISIFPPRLRTTKSPKITTTTTSTPSTVASTTATNIAENTSEVSNDDNHSIKTHSGQGVYYCNCDLLLNACDINCCCDRDCTQEALNVFDCNDPPMEKKLKNRLEDFQYQHGLPSCKVNDGWLCVFRTNTRKEQQKLPEINLNTKHYYKWPTPIWDTVSEQHAEENMNLYKYGDPLQFLNMKTMSLKQFDLPNTFQPPHCQIMESVKFLKTYKVDCLLATLEELQLSARNILNFMQNNKLLLKPINEANEPGYIMNILSDLKLQICESELCEIMPLNNSTAVEHRLKFLYPAEIKFQLLHNYTQLLGGLVAFSAINTTLNSRELWQTYHLQYIYKNITFKDVSKEINETAYNVETVKLTAGPLGYTEGKPIIVARFIANNQSAALTQTNQVLNYFHVNATKSSANHTLSLFTTHQRFCHHDAAPANLINYGINVLKQCKLRFNNESLTKISQKERNFTEICVQLQAQITAQLFAADVFLWDEKFPELFISQLGRPENRSDKWTPLKVENQNFAPISGEFNAQTQSFSCRNMLLNIAYEFLVGQFTEAGIAQQSLVQQATLLFGERNDLEFEMDEKIEVPLTVSVIFFDYSKDVHNCGISSYNARIIWFIILMNFVTSYVNP